In Aedes albopictus strain Foshan chromosome 3, AalbF5, whole genome shotgun sequence, the genomic window CGCGGCAACCTTCTCCGATCGATCGGGGAAAGCTTACAGCTTCAGCTTTGTACGTCTCCAGTGACGGCGCTTGGCGTTATAGCTGAAACGAAGACGGGAAGGGACATTTTAGACATTGGAACCGCCGCCGGGGGATGATTCTCCCCGCAAAACTACTTACCGGATCGTGTTTCCAGTGCGCATTCTGATCCACTGAGGAATGGGTCTGTTTTGCTTCAGCTTTTTAGCCAGCTTCTGCTTAATCCGGAAAGTCTTGTGGGCCGACTGCAACGGGAAACGAAGGACATGGTTAATGTGGGTTGAATTTCACACAGTGGAAGCGATTTTTCgcggaaaatcttggaaaaattgatttgtttttacGCACCATCTCGGTCAAATGTGTTCACCGTAGTGCAATTTGACGGAAAAGAGATCGTTCTCCGCTTGTCGGAAGTTGAGGAACGCAAACAGTCGCTGGTCGGCGAGTTTGACAGATGTCCAGGGAAACGCATAGTTGCGGCGGAAACGCAACATTTTTGCGATGCTGGCGCTCTCACGTGGTaaatattgcttatccagagaaatcttccaacctggcggagtaaagaagacaaagaagacctgttccgcaaacgtcaaactgctgcacacttcaaaaagtatgcac contains:
- the LOC109410720 gene encoding large ribosomal subunit protein eL39 — its product is MSAHKTFRIKQKLAKKLKQNRPIPQWIRMRTGNTIRYNAKRRHWRRTKLKL